Genomic segment of Dromiciops gliroides isolate mDroGli1 chromosome 3, mDroGli1.pri, whole genome shotgun sequence:
TTGGTACAAAATCTCTCTCCCCAGACTGAAGATGTGCTTTGAGATGCTTGTCCCAGGCCCAGAAATTCCTAGTTATGTTTCTAGCCCTGGTCCCTGAGATACCAAATCAGGAACATTCATTATTTCAGTGTTAGGCAGACAGTCATCTTATCTGTCATTttacaaagcaaaggaaaagcaGAGAGAGCTTCAGGGGCATTCAACTTAGTGCTGAACAGTGCTCACTTGTGTGAGGAGAATATTAGATGAAGCAGAAATTATTTCAGCCCCAGGCAACAGTCTAGCTAGAGCAGATGAGTCCTGACTGCATGCCTAGGGTTACCAGCCCTGATGGAAATGGTTAGTGAGATTTCTATGACTCTGAAAAGGGGGTGTCTatagtttataaatatatatatatatacatacacacatacatatatatatgctaaAAAGTTAGACATATAGGCAAAAGGGTACTGTAGGGAGTGGGGGGGAAGGTTGGTTCTACCTAATGAGTTTAGAAAGACTTGCACAATTTTGCTAACCATTAATCACCAGGGATTATCCTGGACAGTCAAGGGAATGGAAACCAGTTCTAATTACTTCTTCTGTAATGTTGAGAAAGATAGAGTTTGGACTAGATAAACGTATAATTATCATatgtgtgtgacagagacagagacatagagagacagagaataaagacagagacagacagagctagacagagacagagagacagagagatacggacagatagaaagacagagatagacagacagacagagcatgtgtgtgtgtgtgcctgcatCTGCACTTTCAAAAACCTTTATTTAGGAACATGAACCTCTGGGTGCATGCtaaataaaaatggataaaagGACAAAGGAGACAGGGAAACTTAGGCTGTGTCTTTATAGCTGGTGAAAAACATTTTCCCCCAGCAATGATAGATCTGGTATTTTCAACCTGCACAGCAAATGGATATGATTCTATGTGTAGTGTCTTTCTTACTCGTACCTCTTCCCCCAGAGACACTAATTCTTTCGATCTCTGTCTCATTTCCCTTTGACCTGTCTTCATATTGGCAGGTCAGGATTTCCCCAGAGGAAGGCAGCTGCTACAATTCACTACTCTCGGAGCTCTAGGGTTAACCTTTGTGGGTGACTATTCCTATTAAAACTATAGGTCATGAGCCCCTGTTGCTGTATTTCTCATTAATAAATCAGCCACTAACACTCAATTAACCTTAACcaaaacatttaatgaaacatAAAGCAAACACACAATATTTATATGCATTTCACCCAATAAACTCTTCCACCAATGCACAGAATGTTAGTAGGAAAGCACAgtctctcttttcccccatttttaaacatttttatttaaagttttgagttccaaattctatccttccttccttcccttctctacccTCCTCCTTGAgagggtaagcaatcagacatgggCTATACACATGTAATTATTCAAAACATctccatagtagtcattttgtatatgaagatgaataaaagagaaaaaaattttaaaaagaaagtgaaaatccAGCTTCCCAACATGGTGCAGTCAGTGAACATCATGGAATTGTCACTGCTGCAGCTGGAGCTGCTCAAGAACAAGCTGGACCAGGAGGTGGAATTTCTCTCCTCATCCCTCCAGCAGCTCAAGGTTGTACAGACCAAATATGTGGAGGCCTAGGAGTGTCTGAATGTGCTGAACAAGAGCAATGAGGGAAAAGAATTACTCGTCCCATTGACGAGTTCTATGTATGTACCTGGGAAGTTACATGATGTGGAACATGTTCTCATTGATGTGGAGAAGTCAGCTGATGATGCTAAAGACTTCTTCAAGAGGAAGATTGACTTGCTCACTAAGCAGATGGAAAAAATTCAGCCAGTTTTGAAGGAGAAGCGTGCCATGAAGCAAGCTATCGTGGAGATGATGAACCAGAAGATTCAGCATCTCACAGCGCTAGGGGCTACCCAGGCAGCCTCGGCCAAGGCCTGAGGGTGGTTGGGGGGGTGCTGGAAGCATGTGTACAGAGCCAATAAAAGTGCCTGCTGGGCCCacctggacaaaaaaaaaaaagaaagtgaaaactagcatggttcagtctgtattcaatcattatcagttctttctctggaagcagatagcatgctccaacattagtcctttgggattgtcttggatcattgtattattgataaaagctaagtcattcacaaatcTTCATtgtacattattgctgttactatgtgcaacagtctcctgtttctgttcacttcactatgcatcggTTTTTGTagtgtctttctaggttttttctgaagttatcctgcttgtcatttcttacagcacaacaacattccattataatcatataccacagcttgcttaaccattcctcaattgatgggcatccctttgataggaaagcacattttttttttggttgggcaatgagggttaagtgacaccagggtcacacagctagtaagtgtcaagtgtctgaggccagatttgaactcaggtcctcctgaatctagggctgctgctttatccactgtgccacctagctgcccccaggaaagtACATTCTTAAAGTGAAAAGAATACATGTGGCCAGAACAACTCATGACTCTAGAACTGTAACCTTTGATATACTCTTTCTATCTCAGGAACTCTGTAAAAATGCCTTGAGGAGCTAGCTTCTGAGCAGATAATTACTTCTTATCTTCCTGAATATAGCATATCTATAAATCAGAAGGTAGACATTAGTTGGGGTCAGGCAGTGTTGCATGAATCCTTGAAAGACCTCttacagaaggtggaatttgagctgagtcttgaggaAAGCCAGAGAAACTAGTAGGTGGCAGtaaggaaagagaacattctaggctAGTGTTACAGCCCAGAGGCAGAAGGTGGATTGTGTGCAAACAGCAAAAAGGTTTATGTGGCTGGAGGTATTTAACTCACCTATGGGCGTGAggtctgttggttaccctcaacctggtttagcctgtctgctgagatggttttactggggtgagACCTCTActcatgctacaacttcttggagccacagatgaaaGTTGGGTGAAtatagacaccaaaggtagatgagcagccttgaaaagggcttggcaagccctcacactagaGGTATTAGTCCTCCATGAACACCCCATGGACCCCTGTGGAGATATATAAAGTAAAAGAAGACCTGAAgggtcaggttgtaaagggctttaaatgtcaaacagaagatttttatattttatctcaaaGGAAACAAGAAACCACTAGGGAATTGGGGGTGGGAGACTGGTAAGACCTTCAGgttagaaagatcaatttggaagctgagtggaagatggaccaGAGTGGAAAGATTTGAAGCAAATCTGGGCATGATAatatgagggcctgaaccagggaGCTACTCCTCTAGCAGTGGCAGTTGATCAGTAGTTGGTCTTGGTCATGCTGAGAATGGTGGGTCCCTTCTCTAAAGAAGATgctgcaaaacattttaaaagaaataaggaaagataaaTTATTGGAGAGGAATCAATTGCCCATGGTTGGGTTGTATCAATATAATGAAAGTGACAACAGtacctaaattaacttatatCGTTAGTGCCATACCTATCCAACTACCAAAGAAATTTAGACAAATTAATACTGAAATTCAACTGCAGAAAGAATCTCAAGAGAAACTGTGAAAAACACTAATGAGATTTGCCAAATCTCATACCAATTTGATACTGgttaaaatggttttttaaaaaatcaattaaacagATTAGATAAACAAAACCCAGAAGCAATTAAATATACTAGCACTGTGTTCATTAAATCTAAGGACACCAACTAGTAGGGTAAAAACTCTCTGACAAATACTGCTGGGAAATGGAAAGCACTCTGGCACAAATTAGATTATTAAATtagattgggggtgggtgggtgttgGAGTCAAAGAGAGGAAGATCAAAGAGAAGTAGGAGGCTAGAAGACTTAACGTCCCAAACCAGCAGGCACCTATCTCTAGCATCCTGATCTTCTTGGCAACACCTGGAGGAGGCATGTACAAGAAAGTGATTTTCTCTCCCCTTAGATGAATCATGCACACCCTtatgcctcttttcttttcttccagttcCTACTAGAATGTGGAAAAAGTTTGATTGAGTCATACCTATAAAAGTGCTTTGATGTCTATGAGTACAACTTAAATAGAAATTATCCTACATGATCAATGCCTAAAAATTAATCCCTGAATGACTAATCTAAACTGATTTGGTGTAGGCAACACTGATGAGATAATACTGGAActgaatgaggaagaggaagaagggaacaaTAGGATGATACATCAAAATGGaatcatatgggggcagctaggtggcacagtggataaagcactggccctggagtcaggagtacctgagttcaaatctggcctcagacacttgacacttactagctgtgtgaccctgggcaagtcacttaacccccattgccccacaaaaaaaaaaaagaaaaagaaaaaaggaatcataTGCTCttccaaaaatggaaaaaataaatcaagatgGAACCCCAgccttccattctttctctctctttccctgcttGCTCAATGAGATTTGTTTAAACATGttactttttttgcttttagtTCTATCAACCTCACATGACTGGTCTTCTTCTATGAGACCATGCGTCTCTtctgtccatttcccttttctagttCAGACACTCCCAAACATAATAATGGTGAGCATCTAGAAGAATATACTACCCCTTTTTCTTCCTAGCCAAGAAGCGCAAGATTACTTAAACATTTCCAGTAACTTATGTCTGATTTTAGGATACATCCTTCATATACCATTGAAAAAGAGGATTTAATGTTCAAAAATTGATCTATATATAACTTTAGCCTAAAGTGAGACACACAAGTTGGCATTTAGGAGGACCAGCTAATATATATCTAAAATAATTTTACTGTAGAATAAAAATTGGGACAACCTGCCATTCtactaagcatttatttaaggaaGAGTAGGAAGAAAATATTGGCTAGAACCCTATTTATGTCCAGTACCATATGGAGTTGGGTATGGGGATTGGGAGCAGATTAAATATTACCTCCTTTGTTATATTGCAAATAAAGAAAGATTCATCCTAACATCCTAGTTGCCTCTCCCTTGTCCCTTACCCTTAGGACCTTTGTTAGAGTGCCTAGAGTACTTCTTCAAGTGCATTCAGTGTCAACAACTCTTATAAAAGCTTTGCCAAAAGAGGCTGATTGTTAactaaagtgaattttttttttattatctatggatttctgtttttctctagCAAAGTGTGTGCTGTCCATGTAAGATATGTATGTCCATAGAAGTTGTCTAAACATACAGACATGAAGCTTGAGGGCAGGCATGGATAGATAGCTCTAGAATCTTGTCCATCCCTCTCCAAAGGAAATTGAAATTCCTGCCTTGAGAGGAGAAGGGCATCATGGCTGGCTGCTCTATTTTCCAGTCTGTGAAAAGAGGATACTAGACTACATTTATATTTGTCTACCATTCCCTCTTCACTGTGCTCCCCATATATTGCATTCACTTTAATTGGATGCTTTCACTTAAAGAGAGGAGAGCATACTCACTGACTTGGCCTCTTCTCACTAACTACTGGTTGCACAAAAGATCATCACAAATAGTGGGTAAACCTATTTACCCAAgcaaatagcaaacagaaattggaGAAGTTCTATGCACTAGAATATACCAGGAAATACACAAGAATGAATGAGCTCTTTAAAAGGTAGTGATTTCAActtagctcaaaaaaaaaaaaaagaaacaaaaacccaataacaacaaaaaacaaaaaagaaaaaccccaaaaacccaacaacagaaAAACTCAATCTCATGCAAGGAAAAATTACCTGAAGTTTCTAGGGCAGAAAGTTGGAAAGCAGGGACATATGGAGGAGCCAGCGTCCTTTACTTTTCTGTAATCTGTGTGAAGGTTGTCTGAAACTATGCATGTCTTTATTTGAAGAAGGAATATTTCTCCTCCCCATATTTCTCATAGTCCTACCTCTCCAGCTTATTGTCGTTAAGGGTCAGAACTAGAATTAATATTGAAAAGCCAATTTATGCTTGATATAAGGAAGACCTTCCAaacaattagaattgtccaaaGATAGAATGGAATAAGCTCAGATGGAGTGGAAGCCCCATTAATTGAGGTCTTCTAGTGGGATGAGTTAGAAGATATTCTTGTATCAGATAAGGGCTGGAATCCATtttttaagatcctttccaatttGAAGAGTCAAAGAGACTCATCCATCCCTTCACAGATTTTTCAGCTTCTTTTGATGTACTCTCTTTCCCtttatagaatgtaaattccttgaggacagggaccatcttTCTTTCTGCCTGTATTTGACATCTCAACACTTTACACAGCTCCTGCTTTGTTGACTaacaataattatattatttagaTGAACCTGATAATTCCTCTGGTTCTTTCTTAAATTGCAAATATGCCCCAAATAGATATCATCTGGGCAGAGACTTCCTGATAGctaggttaagaaaaaaaaagaatgagaatgttCTGTGGTAAAATGTACACTGGTCTTGGATCctggagacttgggtttgaatcataCCACTCCCACTTACTAGATGTGAAACTCTGGGAAAGGTCTATCTTTCCTGAACTGACTAttgttgtctgtaaaatggaaggagtGGATTAGATCACAGGCCTAGCACTGGAACTGACCTTGGAGGGCCAATCCCTTCAGTCTTAGAGAACTGGGCGTcagtgaaattaagtgactccTCAAAGACAGCATCCCATCTACCAGCTCTTTCACTATTTTGTAATGGAGTTTCTTGTGGAAATGGTGATATATTCAGAGGGGGTGATCTTTAACAATTCAGCTGAAGCATGTGCTGTAATAATGACTTTGTGTCTCATCCATTAATTAAAAAGTTCTAGACATTAACATTCTGATGTATTTCAGTATAAATTTCTAACCAAGTCAGCTTCACGCAGTCTATATGAAAAGAGTGACAAgtattttgaaaaacattttctgaTTAGAAATGTATTCATTCATCTTCTATTCCCATGCAAGAAAGATTTTGAGCCAAGAAAGACCAGAAGGTAGACGGTGACTCTTGTGTGAATCTGTTTCCAAGATTGATCTTTCTACTCCCACTTAGCAAAAGGTTCTGTGAATCCTTCTGAGTCTCAGGCACTCAGAAAATTATCTGGAATCCAAAGACCTGGAGGTTTACATGTTTACCTATGTGACCTCTGgccagtcatttcacctctctgtttcctcatctgtaaaaaaagaggAGATTGGACCAGAGGccctttccagttccaaataCTGTGATTGGCCAGTATGTTTTCCCAGTCTTTGAATTGTACTGGTTGCTGTTCGGAGGCCCCTGAAGATTAGATTTCAAGTCTGGATCACAAGCATCTGGCTTCAGTAGACAGGGAGTGAGACAGAAGCTCTGCCATCTGTGGAGTCTGTACATGGAGGATTTGAAAGCATTCAGTGACATTGCAATTGTTTGGCATTTTAACATCCCCCCTCTGGGAAATCACGGGAGAAGGGAAGTCACAGCCAAAAAAGGGAACTGCGATGACAAAAAGCAGACTAACTACTTAGGAAGATCTATTGAGCAGTTTTAGAAAAATCTAATCTAAAAAGTAAATattcaaacacacacaaaaaagaataaacaatcacaaatgaaatagaatttcaattaaaattttgCTTGAAATATGCAAATTGTAGTTTTAACAATATAACAATAATTCAATTCACTTCCTTATCCCtttatcatcttttttcttctattttacagATTTTGTGGCTgtcagcaacagcagcagcaccaTCATCATTGGTATTAAATTATTATCAATATTTGTCAATGAAATTATTATCAATAACTCAAGGAGaagaacacatttaaagcagtTAGTTCCTATATATAACCAGTCAGGATATACACTTTTAGAATTATAAGATGGATCATAATAGATTTGGAaattatcctcacaaaaacccattAATATTAATGAAACAGCAGGTCCATCACACATAGGCAACTATAAAAAAGTTAATATTTCCTttccaaaaaggaagaagagaattgatACACATTGTTATAGCACATAAGAAATAGGTTAAAAACCTgcagaaagaggggcagctaggtggcacagtggataaagcacctgccctggattcaggaggacctgagttgaaagtcggcttcagacacttgacactagctgtgggactgtgggcaagtcacttaaccctcattgccctgcaaaacaaaacaaaaaacctgcagAAATACTTTTAGAACAAGCAGACCAGAATCAAATAGTGAAGGTCACTACACTGAGCAATTGTAAAGATTTAAATAAGTACATacctttgggtttattaaatgaTGGGTTTATAGAATGATTACATTCTAGATTCAATCTGTGAAACACCTAAAATTTATGGACACGAAAGCATTTATGGTGGCAATTCAGGATCAGTCATCATCACCAAAAATTACAAattgccttattttcctccttctgatcttcctacttattatcttcttctttcttctcctcctctcctctcctctcctctcctctcctctcctctcctcctcctctcctctcctctcctctcctctcctctcctctcctctcctctcctctcctctcctctcctctcctctcctctcctctcctctcctctcctctcctcctctcttctcctctcttctcttctcttctcttctcttctcttctcttctcttctcttctcttctcttctcttctcttctcttctcttctcttctcttctctcctcttctcttctcttctcttctcttcccctctcttctcttctcttctatttctcttcctctttgttctccccctgcccctttccttcctttttcttctcctttgctttttctcttctccttgttttcctttccctccttccttctactttcccttcctcaacctcccctttcctctgtttcctctctctgcttttcattttttcttcttctccctccaccactaccaccaccaccacccccactactactgctactgctgctgctgctgctactactactaataccaccaccaccaccaccaccaccaccaccaccaccactaccactactcctacttctacttctcttaatctagaagtactattttttctctcttcccaccaTGTAGTAGTGGTAAAACCATTAAGCATATACCTTTCTCCACCTATACTAATTCCTGAATTTGGAAAAAGTGAGTTCTGGATAATTTGAACAGTTCTGTCCAGTTACTTCCATAAAGGACACATGAGGACTTGAAATCAAAGTGAAGTATTTTATCAAATTTCCAGACTCATGAGCTGCACTTACTTGGGCAAGAGATATACCTTATCAGTACCTAGGGAAAAGAGGACATTAGTCAGTCATGTCCCATCTGGTACTGTTGACAGAGACCCACTTGAAGATAATAATGAGCATAGCTACTATTTATATATTGctctaaggttttcaaagctctttacataagttagctcatttgatcttcacaacaaccctgtgaggtaggtgttattattattcttgtttgaCATTTGAGGTGTGACATTGAAGATAATTACTATAGATaccagttttgggtaagcatattattaatttatgaatgttataccagtaaaggattgactccctaatttctcatggtccAAAGCCATGTGATagtggaggcagggagagagcttcagcatgccagttagcctGAGCAGGAGATAAGCCCCACAAGAACCAAAAGATGACCCAGAAGCCCTCTTGTGGTGTCTTCCAATGgtttttatcccctttttatagagGCAGATCATCATACAtcgatcaaagctaattgggttattatacatcaaacaaatcaaATTGGTTAGCATTACTCAGATCTATTCATTGAacatgacttgaaggtagtcTATATTATAATGATCTCCAGAAATCACATCAGGTCACTCAACTCTTGGTAGGGAAAGGAATATTAAGTTTCCCATGTCCCCTCTGGGCAAAGTCTATTATTTAGGTGTGGTTTAATTCCATCAGTCTTTCAGcaatctaggggaaaaaaatctgtctctATTCTTTTTGTTCCCTTAGGTTTGTCCtaaatgagatttgatgaagtctcAAGGAGATCTCAACTTTCTAGTGTAGGGGGTCAGAGAAAGTACCGAGAAAgtaatctctgggtccccccggaaataaattattaataattattttctcacagaggaaactggggcaaacatagattaagtgacttacctaggatcacacagctaataaaaggttgagtcaggatttgaactcagaccttcctggctCAAATTCCAGCACTCTTATCAACTTTTGGTTGAATTTCTATAAGGAatcaagttaataagcatttcttaagtaccttctatctgccaggcactgggctaagtgctgaggatacaaagaaaggcaaaagacagtccctgccctcaagaagttgatgatttaatggaggagacaacatgcaaactaccttgtacaaacaagatatatactggataaactggagataatataGGGAAGACATAAACGTTAAGGGGACCTGGGAGAGGCTTCTTGtaggtgagagggaaagaaaaggagagaattccagtcaTGGAGGATAGTAGGTGAAAATGCTCAatgttgggagatggagtattttaTGAGAGGGAAGCCCCAGAAGCCAGTCATTGGCTTCGGTGGCGACTGTAATGAAAGGGAGGGAGTTTGAAGTGGAGGCCCCCTTTTTTGTCACTGAGTTTTCACTGTACACAAGAATGGATGTGTCTCTTGTTTGGCCAAAGAAACTTgggagtattttattttccatatagCAAAGACACCATGACAGTGAAGGGTTTCATCTGGCAATAGACTTGCTGATGGGCAGCTACTTCCTGGGAACTGTGAAGAACTACAGTAAGAGTGACATTAGATGTGGCACCAGAACCAAAACTTGGGAGCTTTGGAAAACTACAAGATGAATCATGTGCTAAGGAGGAgtcaggagagaaaatagataatatcaacaaattttttaaaatactggcAATAAGAATAATGGATTTGAttatgcaaagataaaaattgtGCCTATCAAAAAACAATATCTAAAATTAATAGGAAAGATACTGATTGGGAAAGATATTTGCAGAAAATATCTGATAAAAGTCTAACATTCAAAAtttgaaagaactgatgatgcATAGGACTAGTAATTCCCCATTCCCAATGAAATAATcatgaaaggaaatgaacaatTTTTGAAGGAGGAAAAATAAGCTATTAGTAAGAGCATGAAAAGATAATCACctctattaatcagagaaatgcaaatcaaaaccatCTTAAGACTCAATCTTATAACCTCTAAAATTaacataataaatgaaaaatcaaaataataaaaagtatgcTTATATAAATAGATGCATAAAGCATATTTGAGGACATgcaaatttaatttgtttttttttaataacattaaaaaacatAGGaagggggcggttaggtggcacagtggataaagcaccggccctagattcaggagtacctgagttcaaatctggcctcagacacttgacacttactagctgtgtgaccctgggcaagtcacttaacccccattgccccataaaaaaaaccaaaaccccaccccccaaaaaaaaccccataggaatagctaggtggtgccgtggataaagcactggccctggattcaggaggacctaagttcaaatccggcctcagatgcttgacacttactagctgtgtgaccctgggcaagtcacttaatccccattgcccccaaaaaaacaaacaaacaaaaaacaaaggaataaaaaggatCTTTCCTTAAAGGGGTAAAAACCATCCATCTAAAAATAAGAGCTAGTATTGCTTATAATGGTAAAACCCTGGGAATTTCCCTGCTAAGATCAGCGATGAAGCAAGGATTTACactattcctattattattatttcacacAGTACTAGAAATTCTAGCCATAATGAGTATATCAGAAAAAGAGGTTAAGGGAATAAAGGTTGGCAAAAAGGAAGGTAAAAATCTGTATTTCTGAATATAAAAGTTTACTTAAGTGAACTCAAGAGAATCACctaaaaaatcaggaaaagaaataGCTTCAGCAAAACAGCAGATTCAAAATAAATCTTTTCAAAATCTCAacacttttatatatttttaaacaaaagccaagaaggaaacaatggaaaaataagttccatttgaaataactacaaaatatgtaaatataatctACCAACACAACAtgatatataaatacaactataTGTAGTGTTTACacaaacttactagttgtgtgaccttgggcaagtcacttcaccttggttgcctcagttttctcatctgtaaaatgagtcagagaaggaaatagcaaactatttcattatctttgccaagaaaaccccaaattgggtcacaaagagtaggatgactcaaaaatgactgaataacaacaaaaataattggagagataatTCAGTGATTATTTATGCAATGTAACATGTGATGTTGAATTCCTATACATAGGAAGTGAAACTCACTCTCTTGGTAGTGGTTCCCATTTGCACCTCTCACAGCCTGAGAGAAGGAATTGAAGATCTTTTGATCACTCTCTCTCCACTTTCTGAACCAGCTTAGGGTAGAACTTTGTCTTCTAGTTCTCACCATTCAGTCTCTTTCCtatacatttctctctctctctcactgctcAGCTAGGAATTATAATATAGGCTCTGTCTAGGAAGAAAATGGGGTGCTTTCTGCATTTTTATGACATCATCAGggttaaaaggaaaataaagacaaagCTTAATATTCCCCAAAGGTAAGTTTTAATAAATTATCAATGTTGGAGAAAGGAAGATTGCAGAGTGTATCCCCTAAGGAATTATATCCATTGCATGCTCTGCATATCTTTTAAATTCTACACATCAACCACATATACTCATGTGAAGACACaatcaggagaaaaaataaataagacataaaCAGACAACAGATTATGAAGGTTTGGTTGACATAGTAAACAGGTAGATGAAGGCAGGAAGGGAATTAAAGAAATAACCATTGCTGGGCTTCCCAGGTTCCCTGCAAACATGATTGGTGTTCCTTTGTAATGCAGTGAAACCATCAAATA
This window contains:
- the LOC122746010 gene encoding prefoldin subunit 5-like, yielding MVQSVNIMELSLLQLELLKNKLDQMYVPGKLHDVEHVLIDVEKSADDAKDFFKRKIDLLTKQMEKIQPVLKEKRAMKQAIVEMMNQKIQHLTALGATQAASAKA